In Micromonospora sp. LH3U1, one genomic interval encodes:
- a CDS encoding C39 family peptidase has protein sequence MARSRLHAAALAGVTALTLLATTAPATAARPPAVTHDEQITFQDWSGPADWHRGSRAGTRVVPGARAGLTLARPAGTTEYADPHTGATRTWEYGTWTSPVTRIGFDATELIASWNAETPAGTWIQVEMQGSYTSGDETPWYVMGRWASGDSDIKRTTVNRQGDPWSTIWTDTFSIDDAAAGVLLRSYQLRLTLYRAPGQTAAPVVRMLGAMSSTVPDRFTVTPSAGHIAWGVELPVPRYSQNVHSGHYPEYDGGGEAWCSPTSTEMVVEYWGRKPSPADTSWVDPTYPDPTVNHAARMTYDYAYDGAGNWPFNTAYAASFPGLEGRVTRLHSLDELERFIAAGIPVVTSQSFLASELDGANYGTSGHLFVVVGFTADGDVIVNDPASSSNDVVRNVYKRAQFEQIWLRTKRTNASGGVSGGPGGIAYLIKPTAKPWPKVPGSTNW, from the coding sequence ATGGCCAGATCCCGCCTGCACGCGGCCGCCCTCGCCGGCGTCACCGCGCTCACCCTGCTCGCCACCACCGCACCCGCGACGGCGGCCCGCCCACCCGCCGTCACTCACGACGAGCAGATCACCTTCCAGGACTGGTCCGGGCCCGCCGACTGGCACCGGGGCAGCCGCGCCGGCACCCGCGTGGTGCCCGGCGCCCGAGCGGGCCTCACCCTGGCCCGACCGGCCGGCACCACCGAGTACGCCGACCCGCACACCGGTGCCACCCGCACCTGGGAGTACGGCACCTGGACCTCACCGGTGACCCGGATCGGGTTCGACGCCACCGAGCTGATCGCCTCGTGGAACGCGGAGACACCGGCCGGCACCTGGATCCAGGTGGAGATGCAGGGCAGCTACACCAGCGGTGATGAAACCCCGTGGTACGTCATGGGTCGCTGGGCGTCCGGCGACAGCGACATCAAGCGGACCACCGTCAACCGGCAGGGCGATCCCTGGTCGACGATCTGGACCGACACCTTCAGCATCGACGACGCCGCCGCCGGGGTACTGCTGCGGTCGTACCAGCTGCGGCTGACCCTCTACCGGGCACCCGGGCAGACCGCCGCCCCGGTGGTCCGGATGCTCGGCGCGATGAGCTCCACCGTGCCGGACCGGTTCACCGTCACGCCGAGCGCCGGGCACATCGCCTGGGGCGTCGAGCTGCCGGTGCCGCGCTACTCGCAGAACGTGCACTCCGGTCACTACCCCGAGTACGACGGCGGCGGCGAGGCGTGGTGCTCGCCCACCTCCACCGAGATGGTGGTCGAGTACTGGGGTCGCAAGCCTTCCCCGGCCGACACCTCCTGGGTGGACCCGACCTACCCCGACCCGACCGTCAACCACGCGGCCCGGATGACCTACGACTACGCGTACGACGGTGCCGGCAACTGGCCGTTCAACACCGCGTACGCGGCCAGCTTCCCCGGCCTGGAGGGGCGGGTGACCCGACTGCACTCCCTGGACGAGCTGGAACGGTTCATCGCCGCCGGCATCCCCGTCGTGACCAGCCAGTCCTTCCTCGCCAGTGAGCTGGACGGGGCGAACTACGGCACCTCGGGGCACCTCTTCGTGGTGGTCGGCTTCACCGCCGACGGCGACGTGATCGTCAACGACCCCGCCTCGTCCAGCAATGACGTCGTGCGCAACGTCTACAAGCGCGCGCAGTTCGAGCAGATCTGGCTGCGGACCAAGCGGACCAACGCCAGCGGCGGCGTCTCCGGCGGCCCCGGCGGCATCGCGTACCTGATCAAGCCAACCGCAAAGCCCTGGCCCAAGGTCCCGGGTTCCACCAACTGGTAG
- a CDS encoding M14 family zinc carboxypeptidase, which translates to MALRTPIPLRRVLVLAVVTGLGIVTVAAGPVAARPAPDRTAEPAAASYRVLGPRTLADRNAVARTGAAIDYSEHGVLHISATAGEAAAIGKLGFRLEPLAPPPNAERGAGEMGTLAFPPADSNYHDYAELTAVVNQVVADHPAIARKISIGSSYEGRDLMAVKISDNVGTDENEPEILFNSQQHAREHLTVEMAIYLLNLFTDSYGSDSRITNIVNGREIWIVPTVNPDGSEYDIATGSYRSWRKNRQPNSGSSNVGTDLNRNWSYNWGCCGGSSGTTSSETYRGPSAFSAPETQALRNFVNGRVVGGVQQIKANIDFHTYSQLVLWPYGYTTANTATGMNADQYNTFATIGQQMAATNSYTPEQSSDLYITDGDSLDWMWATHNIWAYTFEMYPGSSGGGGFYPPDEVIPAQTSRNREAVLLLSEYADCPYRAIGKQAQYCGGGGGGTTVWSDTFETATGWTINPSGTDTATAGAFERGAAQATTSSGAKQLTPYAGANDLVTGRLAGSAAGDYDVDGGVTSARSPAVTLPSSGTLSLSLAWYLAHGSNASSADYLRVSVVHNGGTTALLTQAGAATNRNGSWAVANLNLTPYAGQSVRILVESADASGASLVEAAVDNVTITSS; encoded by the coding sequence ATGGCCCTCCGCACGCCCATCCCTCTCCGCCGCGTCCTGGTGCTCGCCGTTGTCACCGGGCTGGGAATCGTCACCGTCGCCGCCGGTCCGGTCGCCGCCCGACCGGCACCGGACCGCACCGCAGAGCCGGCCGCCGCCAGCTACCGGGTGCTCGGGCCCCGGACCCTCGCCGACCGCAACGCGGTGGCCCGCACCGGAGCCGCCATCGACTACTCCGAACACGGAGTCCTGCACATCTCGGCCACCGCGGGTGAGGCCGCCGCGATCGGCAAGCTCGGCTTCCGACTCGAACCGCTCGCCCCACCGCCCAACGCCGAGCGCGGCGCCGGCGAGATGGGCACGTTGGCCTTCCCGCCCGCCGACTCCAACTACCACGACTACGCGGAACTGACCGCCGTCGTGAACCAGGTCGTCGCCGACCATCCGGCGATCGCCCGCAAGATCAGCATCGGTTCGTCGTACGAGGGCCGCGACCTGATGGCGGTGAAGATCTCCGACAACGTCGGCACCGACGAGAACGAGCCGGAGATCCTGTTCAACTCCCAACAGCACGCCCGTGAGCACCTGACCGTCGAGATGGCGATCTACCTGCTCAACCTGTTCACCGACAGCTACGGCTCCGACTCCCGGATCACCAACATCGTCAACGGCCGGGAGATCTGGATCGTGCCGACGGTCAACCCGGACGGCAGCGAGTACGACATCGCCACCGGGTCGTACCGGTCGTGGCGCAAGAACCGGCAGCCCAACAGCGGCTCGTCCAACGTCGGCACCGACCTGAACCGCAACTGGTCCTACAACTGGGGTTGCTGCGGCGGCTCGTCGGGCACCACCTCGTCGGAGACCTACCGTGGCCCGTCGGCGTTCTCCGCACCCGAGACGCAGGCACTGCGCAACTTCGTCAACGGCCGGGTGGTCGGTGGCGTCCAGCAGATCAAGGCCAACATCGACTTCCACACGTACTCGCAGCTGGTGCTCTGGCCGTACGGCTACACCACCGCGAACACCGCGACGGGGATGAACGCGGACCAGTACAACACCTTCGCCACCATCGGTCAGCAGATGGCGGCCACCAACAGCTACACACCGGAACAGTCCAGCGACCTCTACATCACCGACGGGGACAGCCTCGACTGGATGTGGGCCACCCACAACATCTGGGCGTACACCTTCGAGATGTATCCCGGCTCGTCCGGCGGTGGCGGCTTCTACCCGCCCGACGAGGTGATCCCCGCGCAGACCTCCCGCAACCGGGAGGCGGTGCTGCTGCTCAGCGAGTACGCCGACTGCCCGTACCGGGCCATCGGCAAGCAGGCGCAGTACTGCGGCGGCGGTGGTGGCGGCACCACGGTCTGGTCGGACACCTTCGAGACCGCCACCGGCTGGACCATCAACCCGTCCGGCACCGACACCGCCACGGCCGGGGCGTTCGAGCGGGGTGCCGCCCAGGCGACCACGTCCTCCGGCGCCAAGCAGCTCACCCCGTACGCCGGCGCCAACGACCTGGTCACCGGCCGGCTCGCCGGTTCGGCGGCGGGTGACTACGACGTCGATGGCGGCGTGACCAGCGCCCGGTCCCCGGCGGTGACCCTGCCGTCGTCCGGCACGCTGAGCCTCTCGCTGGCCTGGTACCTGGCGCACGGCTCGAACGCCTCGTCGGCGGACTACCTGCGGGTGAGCGTGGTGCACAACGGCGGCACCACGGCGCTGCTCACCCAGGCCGGTGCGGCCACCAACCGCAACGGAAGCTGGGCGGTGGCGAACCTCAACCTCACCCCGTACGCCGGCCAGTCGGTACGCATCCTCGTCGAGTCGGCCGACGCCTCCGGCGCGAGCCTGGTCGAGGCGGCTGTGGACAACGTCACCATCACCTCCTCCTGA
- a CDS encoding ABC transporter substrate-binding protein — protein sequence MFRRTPRLFAATLAVAALALGACAEKADDQPSAGTAAAAYPVTVGALTLDKRPEKIVVLSPTATEMLFAIGAGPQVTAVDDQSNYPADVPKSDLSAFQPNAEAIAGKNPDLVVLSDDRNKIVEQLGKLKIPVYQTPAATTLEDSYRQITELGTLTGHADQGTDVATRMKDDIAKLVKDLPQRTEKLTYFHELGPELYSATSKTFIGSLYGQIGLTNIADPADADGKSAGYPQLSQEFIVKANPDFVFLADSKCCQQNGDSVKARSGWAGLTAVKNNQVVALDDDVASRWGPRVVDLLRVIIDAVAKVPA from the coding sequence ATGTTCAGACGTACACCTCGGCTCTTCGCCGCGACCCTCGCGGTCGCCGCGCTCGCCCTCGGCGCCTGCGCCGAGAAGGCCGACGACCAGCCGAGCGCGGGCACCGCAGCCGCCGCCTACCCGGTGACGGTCGGTGCGCTCACCCTCGACAAGCGTCCCGAGAAGATCGTCGTGCTGTCGCCCACCGCCACCGAGATGCTCTTCGCGATCGGTGCTGGCCCGCAGGTGACCGCCGTCGACGACCAGTCGAACTACCCGGCCGACGTGCCCAAGTCCGACCTCTCCGCCTTCCAGCCGAACGCCGAGGCGATCGCCGGTAAGAACCCCGATCTCGTGGTGCTCTCCGACGACCGCAACAAGATCGTCGAACAGCTCGGCAAGCTGAAGATTCCGGTGTACCAGACCCCGGCGGCGACCACGCTGGAGGACTCGTACCGGCAGATCACCGAGCTGGGCACGCTGACCGGGCACGCGGACCAGGGCACCGACGTCGCCACCCGGATGAAGGACGACATCGCCAAGCTGGTCAAGGACCTGCCGCAGCGCACCGAGAAGCTCACGTACTTCCACGAGCTGGGCCCGGAGCTGTACAGCGCCACCAGCAAGACCTTCATCGGCTCGCTCTACGGCCAGATCGGCCTGACCAACATCGCCGACCCGGCCGACGCGGACGGCAAGAGCGCCGGCTACCCGCAGCTCTCCCAGGAGTTCATCGTCAAGGCCAACCCGGACTTCGTCTTCCTGGCCGACTCCAAGTGCTGCCAGCAGAACGGCGACTCGGTCAAGGCGCGCAGCGGCTGGGCCGGGCTCACCGCGGTGAAGAACAACCAGGTCGTCGCGCTGGACGACGACGTCGCCTCCCGCTGGGGTCCGCGGGTCGTGGACCTGCTCCGGGTCATCATCGACGCGGTCGCCAAGGTGCCCGCGTGA
- a CDS encoding FecCD family ABC transporter permease, producing the protein MTGPLSVARSAGPQSVARPAGVRLRWLVAGLFAVLVALVAGVSLGPVSLPPGSVAAELLNLIPWVHLDSGLSEREIAIVTELRLPRVVLGLLVGGLLALAGGCYQGVFRNPLADPYLLGVAAGAGLAVTAVIALGGAGRQGSISGLPMTIPLAAFAGSLLAVTMTYVLGAAGGRNGSPAMLILAGVAVSAFLSAGQTYLLQRHSDSIQPVYSWLLGRLATAGWHDVLLVLPYAALTTVVVLLHRRELDVLAVGDDEARSLGLHPQRTRYLLIAAASLGTAAAVSATGLIGFVGIIVPHTVRLLAGSSYRVILPLSLLFGGAFLALTDVVARTAAAPAEVPIGVVTALLGGPFFVLVLRTARRVLT; encoded by the coding sequence GTGACCGGGCCGCTGTCCGTGGCCCGGTCCGCCGGGCCACAGTCGGTGGCCCGGCCTGCCGGGGTACGCCTGCGCTGGCTGGTCGCCGGGCTGTTCGCGGTGCTCGTCGCGCTCGTCGCCGGGGTGTCGCTCGGCCCGGTGAGCCTGCCCCCGGGCAGCGTCGCCGCCGAGCTGCTCAACCTGATTCCGTGGGTGCACCTCGACAGCGGGCTGTCCGAGCGGGAAATCGCGATCGTCACCGAGCTGCGCCTGCCCCGGGTGGTGCTGGGCCTGCTCGTCGGCGGCCTGCTCGCCCTCGCCGGCGGCTGCTACCAGGGTGTGTTCCGCAACCCGCTGGCCGACCCGTACCTGCTCGGTGTGGCCGCCGGCGCCGGCCTCGCGGTCACCGCGGTGATCGCCCTCGGCGGCGCCGGCCGGCAGGGCTCGATCTCCGGGCTGCCGATGACCATCCCGCTGGCCGCGTTCGCCGGTTCGCTGCTCGCCGTGACGATGACCTATGTGCTCGGCGCGGCTGGCGGGCGGAACGGCTCACCGGCGATGCTGATCCTGGCCGGGGTGGCAGTCTCCGCGTTCCTCTCCGCCGGGCAGACGTACCTGCTGCAACGACACTCCGACAGCATCCAGCCGGTCTACTCCTGGCTGCTCGGCCGGCTGGCCACCGCCGGCTGGCACGACGTGCTGCTGGTGCTGCCGTACGCCGCGCTGACCACCGTGGTGGTGCTGCTGCACCGCCGCGAGCTGGACGTCCTCGCGGTCGGCGACGACGAGGCCAGGAGCCTGGGCCTGCACCCGCAGCGCACCCGGTACCTGCTGATCGCCGCCGCCTCCCTGGGCACCGCGGCGGCGGTCTCCGCGACCGGCCTGATCGGCTTCGTCGGCATCATCGTGCCGCACACCGTCCGCCTGCTCGCGGGGTCGAGTTACCGGGTGATCCTGCCGTTGTCGCTGCTGTTCGGTGGTGCGTTCCTGGCGCTGACCGACGTGGTGGCCCGCACCGCCGCCGCCCCGGCCGAGGTGCCGATCGGAGTGGTGACCGCCCTGCTGGGCGGCCCGTTCTTCGTCCTCGTGCTGCGGACCGCCCGGCGGGTGCTCACGTGA
- a CDS encoding ABC transporter ATP-binding protein produces the protein MPAVEVRGLHVSLDGTPILTGVDLTVAAGEWVTVIGPNGAGKSTLLRAVGGLLPAPGAITLFGTPSAALRRRDRARVVATVTQSPVVPPGMSVLDYVLLGRTPYIPTLGRESTADVDAVHEVLDLLDLSGFHRRELATLSGGERQRVFLARALAQGATLLLLDEPTSALDIGHQQEVLELVDQLRREHGLTVLATMHDLSLAGEYADRMVMLADGQVVAAGTPHEVLTEHLLATHYRASVRVVPGTHGPLVVPVRPHPRR, from the coding sequence GTGCCGGCGGTCGAGGTGCGGGGGCTGCACGTCAGCCTGGACGGCACACCGATCCTCACCGGCGTCGACCTCACCGTCGCGGCCGGCGAATGGGTCACCGTGATCGGCCCGAACGGCGCCGGCAAGTCGACCCTGTTGCGCGCCGTCGGCGGCCTGCTGCCCGCGCCGGGGGCGATCACCCTGTTCGGTACGCCGAGCGCCGCGCTGCGCCGCCGGGACCGCGCCCGGGTGGTGGCCACGGTGACACAGTCCCCGGTGGTGCCGCCCGGCATGTCGGTGCTGGACTACGTGCTGCTCGGCCGCACCCCGTACATCCCGACGTTGGGCCGGGAGTCGACCGCCGACGTCGACGCCGTGCACGAGGTGCTCGACCTGTTGGACCTGAGCGGCTTCCACCGCCGCGAGCTGGCCACCCTCTCCGGCGGCGAACGGCAGCGGGTGTTCCTCGCCCGGGCACTCGCCCAGGGGGCGACGCTGCTGCTGCTCGACGAGCCCACCAGCGCACTCGACATCGGTCACCAGCAGGAGGTGCTGGAGCTCGTCGACCAGTTGCGCCGCGAGCACGGCCTGACCGTCCTCGCCACGATGCACGACCTCTCCCTGGCCGGCGAGTACGCCGACCGGATGGTGATGCTCGCCGACGGTCAGGTGGTGGCCGCCGGAACTCCACACGAGGTGCTGACCGAACACCTGCTCGCCACCCACTACCGGGCCAGTGTCCGGGTCGTCCCCGGCACCCACGGCCCCCTGGTGGTCCCCGTCCGCCCCCACCCCCGTCGCTGA
- a CDS encoding VOC family protein: MSTVPPGTPCWADLATPDLTDARRFYPELFGWTGRVTPEPEAGGYTVFLLDGKPVAGAGPPAIPDQVPIWSTYLATDDAQLVAGRVERAGGQVVVPPFEVFDRGWMAVFADPAGATFSVWQPLTMTGAEVFNVPGAMSWNELVTPDPEGAKVFYELVFGWQPDDQPVGGMTYTGWRLGTQIVAGMMPPLADDFPADLPAYWTVYFAVADADAAAARAAELGGTILVPPRDIPAGRFAALRDPQGALFSVIDLGP; the protein is encoded by the coding sequence GTGAGCACCGTCCCGCCGGGTACGCCCTGCTGGGCCGACCTGGCCACCCCGGACCTGACCGACGCGCGGCGCTTCTACCCGGAGCTGTTCGGTTGGACCGGCCGGGTGACACCCGAGCCCGAGGCGGGCGGTTACACGGTCTTCCTGCTCGACGGCAAGCCGGTGGCCGGGGCCGGGCCGCCAGCCATCCCCGACCAGGTGCCGATCTGGTCGACCTACCTCGCCACCGACGACGCGCAACTTGTCGCAGGCCGGGTCGAACGGGCCGGCGGGCAGGTCGTCGTGCCGCCGTTCGAGGTGTTCGACCGAGGCTGGATGGCGGTCTTCGCCGACCCGGCCGGCGCCACGTTCAGCGTCTGGCAGCCGCTGACGATGACCGGCGCCGAAGTGTTCAACGTGCCGGGCGCGATGAGCTGGAACGAGCTGGTCACCCCCGACCCCGAGGGCGCCAAGGTCTTCTACGAGCTGGTGTTCGGCTGGCAGCCGGACGACCAGCCGGTCGGCGGGATGACGTACACCGGTTGGCGGCTCGGGACGCAGATCGTCGCCGGAATGATGCCGCCGCTGGCCGACGACTTCCCGGCCGACCTGCCCGCGTACTGGACGGTGTACTTCGCGGTGGCCGACGCGGACGCCGCAGCGGCCCGCGCCGCAGAGCTGGGCGGGACGATCCTGGTCCCGCCCCGTGACATTCCGGCGGGCCGGTTCGCCGCCCTACGCGACCCCCAGGGCGCCCTCTTCTCCGTCATCGACCTGGGCCCCTGA
- a CDS encoding ABC transporter permease, whose product MQLTLVHARYQLLEIIRIPVAVFGSAFFPAAAMIFFVVPFAGDDPAGATLATASMVTFSVMSANIFQYGIGVAEDRDQPWNPYTRTLPAGPAPRFAGRVLAGLALTYLSLIPVVVIGATLTAARITPAAFLLTAGTVAVISVPFTLMGLAIGYSLPSKAAIVIAQVVFLPLAFGGGLLSAPGEAPGFIETIAPFLPTRGAAELMWSAAGDYAVQPLAVIMLGVWVVLLATLAGWAYRRDEGRRFS is encoded by the coding sequence GTGCAGCTCACCCTGGTCCACGCCCGCTATCAACTCCTGGAGATCATCCGGATCCCCGTGGCCGTCTTCGGCAGCGCCTTCTTCCCGGCCGCCGCAATGATCTTCTTCGTGGTGCCGTTCGCCGGTGACGATCCGGCCGGTGCCACCTTGGCCACCGCGTCGATGGTCACCTTCTCGGTGATGAGCGCCAACATCTTCCAGTACGGCATCGGGGTCGCCGAGGACCGCGACCAGCCGTGGAACCCGTACACCCGGACCTTGCCGGCCGGGCCGGCACCCCGGTTCGCGGGCCGCGTGCTGGCCGGCCTGGCGCTGACGTACCTCTCGCTGATCCCGGTCGTGGTGATCGGCGCGACCCTGACCGCGGCCCGGATCACCCCGGCGGCTTTTCTGCTGACCGCCGGCACCGTGGCCGTCATCTCGGTGCCGTTCACACTGATGGGGCTCGCCATCGGCTACTCCCTGCCGAGCAAGGCGGCGATCGTGATCGCACAGGTGGTCTTCCTGCCGCTCGCGTTCGGCGGCGGCCTGCTCTCCGCGCCCGGTGAGGCACCCGGGTTCATCGAGACGATCGCGCCATTCCTGCCCACCCGGGGCGCGGCGGAGCTGATGTGGTCAGCGGCCGGCGACTACGCCGTCCAGCCGCTGGCGGTGATCATGCTCGGCGTCTGGGTGGTGCTGCTCGCCACGCTCGCCGGCTGGGCGTACCGACGGGACGAGGGTCGCCGGTTCAGCTGA
- a CDS encoding ABC transporter ATP-binding protein translates to MTLARADQASRRYGDVLALDRVDLEVRAGELVGLLGPNGAGKSTLMNLLVGLRRPSSGRVELFGGDPRDPATRRQIGVTPQETGLPGTLRVGEVVDFVSAHYPDPVPRGELLDQFGLGDLARRQTGGLSGGQRRRLAVALAFVGRPRLVLLDEPTTGLDVAARHTLWEAIRAFHNDGGTVLLSSHYLEEVEALAHRVVVIGQGRVLADDTVDAVRGIVGVRRVSLVADQLPDLPGVVRSERVDGRLHLLTADADELVRALVIAGTAFTDLEVRPTSLEEAFLAITSGDHPVGGQPATEDQPATAGTGGRPTTV, encoded by the coding sequence ATGACCCTCGCCCGCGCCGACCAGGCCAGCCGCCGGTACGGCGACGTTCTCGCCCTCGACCGCGTCGACCTCGAAGTCCGGGCTGGTGAGCTGGTCGGCCTGCTCGGGCCGAACGGCGCCGGCAAGAGCACGCTGATGAATCTGCTGGTCGGCCTGCGCCGGCCCAGCTCGGGGCGGGTCGAGCTGTTCGGCGGCGACCCCCGCGACCCGGCGACCCGACGGCAGATCGGGGTCACCCCGCAGGAGACCGGCCTACCGGGGACGCTGCGCGTCGGGGAGGTCGTCGACTTCGTCTCCGCGCACTACCCGGACCCGGTGCCCCGCGGTGAACTACTCGACCAGTTCGGCCTGGGCGACCTCGCCCGACGGCAGACCGGCGGCCTCTCCGGTGGGCAGCGCCGACGGCTGGCGGTGGCGCTGGCGTTCGTCGGCCGACCCCGGTTGGTGCTGCTCGACGAGCCGACCACCGGCCTGGACGTGGCCGCCCGGCACACCCTGTGGGAGGCGATCCGCGCGTTCCACAACGACGGCGGCACCGTGCTGTTGAGCAGCCACTACCTGGAGGAGGTGGAGGCGCTGGCCCACCGGGTGGTGGTGATCGGGCAGGGCCGGGTGCTCGCCGACGACACGGTGGACGCGGTGCGCGGCATCGTCGGCGTACGCCGGGTCAGCCTCGTCGCCGACCAACTTCCCGACCTGCCCGGGGTCGTTCGCAGCGAACGGGTCGACGGCCGGCTGCACCTGCTCACCGCCGACGCCGACGAACTGGTCCGGGCGCTGGTCATTGCCGGGACCGCCTTCACCGACCTGGAGGTACGGCCGACCTCGCTGGAGGAGGCGTTCCTCGCCATCACCAGCGGGGACCACCCCGTCGGGGGCCAGCCCGCCACCGAGGACCAGCCCGCCACCGCCGGCACCGGCGGCCGACCCACCACCGTCTGA
- a CDS encoding transcriptional regulator gives MTELDPVIHAQARLRVVASLSALGDGDKIAFPRLQELLAMTAGNLSVHLRKLEDAGYVEISKTHRGRTPATLVRLSRRGRLAFEEYTEAIRTLLDPTPSKEQP, from the coding sequence GTGACCGAGCTGGACCCGGTCATCCACGCGCAGGCACGGCTGCGGGTGGTCGCCAGCCTCTCCGCGCTCGGTGACGGCGACAAGATCGCGTTCCCCCGGTTGCAGGAACTGCTCGCGATGACCGCCGGCAACCTCTCCGTGCACCTGCGCAAGCTCGAGGACGCCGGTTACGTGGAGATCAGCAAGACCCACCGTGGACGCACCCCGGCAACCCTGGTCCGGCTCAGCCGGCGGGGCCGGCTGGCGTTCGAGGAATACACCGAAGCGATCCGCACCCTGCTCGACCCCACCCCGTCGAAGGAGCAGCCATGA
- a CDS encoding transporter encodes MDPDDDLPPTDAAAALRLIQDQRSATARRLDPDSRLLYWPWGVAWLVGFGLFFLRFPPGGGELLPLPDWLPLTVLFALLLAAAAVQAVASARAYGQVTGDSARRGRWYGCAWGLGSVSVYAGLGQITEHLPPNLAGLLWSATAVGLTGALHMAGGAIWLDRDLFRLGVWISVINLAGALAGPGWHALVVSVAGGGGILVAGALARRRQRLRS; translated from the coding sequence GTGGACCCCGACGACGATCTCCCACCCACCGACGCCGCAGCGGCGCTCCGCCTCATCCAGGACCAGCGATCGGCGACGGCACGCCGGCTCGATCCTGATTCCCGCCTGCTCTACTGGCCATGGGGAGTCGCCTGGCTGGTCGGCTTCGGGCTATTCTTCCTACGGTTCCCTCCCGGTGGAGGGGAGCTGCTCCCACTGCCGGACTGGCTGCCGCTGACCGTTCTCTTCGCGCTGCTGCTGGCCGCCGCAGCGGTCCAGGCGGTGGCCAGCGCGCGGGCCTACGGCCAGGTGACCGGTGACTCCGCCCGGCGTGGGCGCTGGTACGGGTGCGCCTGGGGCCTGGGTTCCGTGAGCGTCTACGCGGGGCTCGGCCAGATCACCGAGCACCTGCCGCCCAACCTGGCCGGGCTGCTCTGGTCGGCGACCGCCGTCGGGCTGACCGGCGCGCTGCACATGGCCGGCGGAGCGATCTGGCTGGATCGGGACCTGTTCCGGCTCGGCGTCTGGATCAGCGTGATCAACCTGGCCGGCGCGCTCGCCGGGCCGGGCTGGCACGCGCTGGTCGTGTCGGTGGCCGGCGGCGGCGGGATCCTGGTCGCCGGCGCCCTCGCCCGACGGCGACAGCGACTCCGGTCGTGA
- a CDS encoding type VII secretion target yields MSSPSGELEVQPEALTVFAKASTDRGARFRELHRSFGDGHVPRHAFGVMPASFGLAAAYAEQFEACLQGLADGAEVMADIAEGLNDTAGAYTGTDVANTDLFVPGRPAAPDVIAPGPWSSGGASPSGQVQA; encoded by the coding sequence GTGTCGAGCCCGAGCGGTGAGCTGGAGGTCCAACCGGAGGCCCTGACGGTGTTCGCCAAGGCGTCCACCGACCGGGGGGCTCGCTTTCGCGAGCTGCACCGTTCATTCGGTGACGGGCACGTGCCCCGGCACGCGTTCGGCGTGATGCCGGCGTCGTTCGGCCTCGCGGCGGCGTACGCCGAACAGTTCGAGGCGTGCCTGCAGGGGCTCGCCGACGGCGCCGAGGTGATGGCGGACATCGCCGAGGGGCTCAACGACACCGCCGGCGCCTACACCGGCACCGACGTGGCCAACACCGACCTGTTCGTGCCAGGCCGCCCGGCCGCTCCCGACGTCATCGCACCCGGCCCCTGGTCGTCGGGCGGCGCCAGCCCGAGTGGGCAGGTGCAGGCGTGA